The nucleotide sequence TGGTGGGGGTTGGTGTGGCTTTAGGGTTTAAGAGAAGAACACTGGCTCTGGGTAAGCGCTTGGCTTGCCTGCAtctcttggccattgtaaatagtGATGCCATGAATGTGAGTGTTTGGTAGCTATTTTTAAGCAagcaaatcttaatttttttacgtgtatagtttcatttttttgcatttatttgtttatttataaaaagattttatttatttgagagggagagagagagatggaccaGGGGgatggccagagggagagggagaagcagattccccgctgagcaggaacgCAGGGGTTCAGGGCCCGGGGCTCTATCCTAacactttgagatcatgacccaagctgaaggcagccatttaaccaccgactgagccaccaaggcacccagtGTTTTGAATGTAGGTATCTTATGTATTTGAGGTTTGTTTTGGCTTTTAGTGTGAGGAATAGGTCTAATTTTATCtctaaccgccccccccccccccggtaacAATCTGGTTGTTTTAATACCATCTATTAAAAGTTCATTGTTTCCCAGCGATTTGCCACCTTTATCAAATATTAAATTGAGCTTTGTATGCAACTTCAATTTTGTCCCTTCGGTCTGCCTGTCCTGTACATAGCACCGGGATACGATTTCAGAGTTTATTTTAATATCTAGTAGGGGACTCTCCTTTAGTGTGGAGGGTAGAGAGCTTTGCCCAGGGCAGAGAGATGTCTTTCCATCCTTCTccaaggtggtggggggaggagaacTGGGGGACCGGATGGcttggagaagggaagaagctCCTTGGGTCCCCATGATGTTGTGGGAGGGGTTAATTGGTCCTGGGGAAGAACCTCATTTTCCTGGAGAAGCTTAGACTGTTCTGGCACGTGTTTTTTTGTGCTCCGAAGGACATTCAATGAACACAAGAGAAATCCGTTCTTTCCACTCTAGACATGGACATTTATTAAGGCTCTGACACCCTCCCTGGAGCCACCCCAGGGCAGAGTCACTCAAAGCGTGGGGGGCTGGTCTGAGGGGCTGGTCTGGCACTGCTGTTTGAGGCGTCTCATTGTTCTGTTAACCCAGGGCATGAAGCTTGCAATCCTGGTGAAGACAGCTGGAGGAGACCCTCTCCTATCTCCATAGGAGACAATGCCCTGGGCCACACCGTTACACACCAGGGGGCCTCCGGAGTCACCCTGTggacacaaagagaaagagacccTAAGCAGggcctccctgctgctccctctggctctcAGAGGGAGGGCAGTGGAGGTATGGAAGTTAGCCTTCTGGATCATTCCATGGCTGGGCTTCAGGCCTTCTCACTCTCACTCAGCCCATGTCAACATGGGCTTCTCACTCAGCCCATGTCAACGTACCTTCCCCTTCTGCAGGAAAACCCTGCACATACATATGTTGTGTACCCGGTGCTCCTCCCGtcgccacccccgcccccacctgatTGATGGGAGAAGCCCCTGCCTCATTCTGCTCTGACACCACCAGAcggggcagggggtgtggggtTAGTGGGGCTGTAGCTTGTTCCTACTGCCCAGCCTGCCCAGACCCCGGTGACAGGCAGTGTTGGCAGATGCCCATGGCCTTACCAAGAAGGCGGACTTCCTCTGCATTGGGTTGCCCACACAAATTTGTGTTTGGCTGTCGTAGAAAGTGAAGCGATTGGAGCACCTTGAATCGCTCTGCACGGTTAGCTGCACCTCGTGAAGTCTGTTTGTTCCCCTGTTCAGGCCCAGCAGGCCCCAGCCTGCCACAGTGCACCTGGCCCCGGGTCTCACCCTGGCCCTCGCACGAGGCAGAGTCACTGACCGCACAGCAGACGTCCGTCTCATTCTCCTTGCCAGCtgcggggaggagggcagccgCTCAGGGACTGTTTGTGCTCCTAGGCCCACAGTCTATCCCCATCCTGGGACTcggcccctgcttcctccccagaatcccaggatggCGAAGCTCCCAGCACTGGGTGCCGACTGGCTGGGCAGGAGAACcagagggtggggtgggcggTACCTGCAGTAACATGATGTCATTCCTGTTGGTCTGGGGATCATAGTTAGGGTGGCGGATGGCTCTGAGAGTCCCCGTGCGCTGCTGGGTCCGTTCCTGTCTCTGGATGTTGTGGGCCCCCAGGGTGACAGTGATAGTTCTGCAAAGGAGAGGTAGCCTAGAGGTAAGTGTGAGCCTCAGGAGCTCTGGACCCCAGGTTCTGCAGGGCAGGTGGACCCACCAAGGTGGTAAAACTGCAGCTGAGGGAGTTGAGTGGacggggatgggggcgggggcgcagTTTTCAGGGCCCCAGCCCTCTGTGCTTCTCCTCAGCCCTGAGCTTGGGGTGGTGGGAGCACCCAGTGACTGCATTTTGCTTCCCCTGGAATAAGTTGAGAAATAGCCGAAATAACTATTTTGAACCCCAGCATGTGCCTTTATCTCCTCCTGGTCTTTTTGATCATGTCCTCCTTTTCTCTGCATTCGCCCCGGCCTGTTCTCCGCCCCCAAAGTCCCACTGGTCTCTTTTTCACTCCTTCATGGCTGGAGCCCTGCTTTCCCACGGCTGGCCTGTGGCTCCCATGGGTCCACAGTCCTGGctgtctgccccccaccccccgcccctgcccccagctgctCACCTTCCCCAGCAGTGAGCTGCTGTCAGCACGAAGTCATTTCTCACCAGGAAACCCCCGCAAACTTTGAGCCCATCGATTTGGAGATATGCCATGTAGGGGTGGGAATGAGGCCTGGCCTCTCGGCCTCCGATGATCTCCCCTGGAAGGAAGCATTTGGCACTTACCTCTGCACTTGCGGAACCCATACTGTGGGCAGCAGGGTGGTGGCTGCAGAAAGGCTGGCTGATGGGAAAGGGGAGAGATGatgcaggggaaggaggagctggGGGTGAGAGCTGGGTCTCCAGGGCACCACACTTCGGAGAAGCCTCTTGCATTCTGCAGGAAGCACGGCTGGCTTCCCGTCCCAGACCTTAGTGCCCTCCCAGCTCTCCAGAGAGCAGCACCACTCTCTTCCGAAGTTCCCTGAGACATTTTTCCTCGGGGAGAGTCTCAGGTCCTTCCAAGGCCTGCTCAGGGCCCGCTCAAGACCAGCATGGGTCTATTTTTCCAGTATCTAGACAAGAGCTGATGGTAGTTCCTGTGCTATTGGTTAGGCTCGGAGTGGTGGGCAGCAGGATGAATTTAGAGAGCACGTTGATCTCACATGTACTATGTGCTGGGACAATTccaagggttttatttatttatacattttaaaaaacttttaaaaaatattttacttatttatttggcagacagatattgcaagtaggcacagaggcaggcagagagagagagggggaagcagtttccccaccgagcagagagccggatgtggggctcgatcccaggaccatgagatcataacttgtagaggctttaacccactgagccacccaggagccccccaagaGTTTTAGAAAGTATACTAACTTAAGTCTTGTAGAACTCTAGGAGGTATGCATTGGTATCATTCctaatttataaatgaggaatCTGGGCAGCTGTGAATTCAAATAACTTGCCCGACGATACAGAGTGAGGAGGTGTCTAGGTGGTCTGGCTCCAGGTTCCTAGGAAAGGGGACAGTCACTCACCTGCCCCAGTCCCAGGGGGTAGGAGAAAGGCCATCAGGAGCAGGAGCAGTGGCATCTTCTTGGGAAGGCTGCCCCAGGCAGGTGCTGCGGGTGCTCCCTCCTGCCTGACTTGTAGCCCCCaagagaggaaggaagtctggggggcgggaggagggcTCGAGAACAGTTCCATGCTTCTGCTGGCATGATAGGTTTCATCACCCGAGGCTGCCCAGGAGGCTTGCCCACCAACTGCCAGTGATCTGGGGGGAAGAGAGTAGTCTGAGCCAACGCCATAGCTGAGTCGGTGCTGGCAGCCTAAGTGGGAACCTGGGGCAATTGGGAAGGGGCTTGGGGTGCCCGGTCTCAGAACCCTAAACCCACCAAATTCGATAATACCCCAACAATGCGTGAAAGCTGGTAGCTGCCCGTCTCCCCCATTTCCAACCTCTCCAGGGTAGAGCCTCAATCCTTTGGATCTTCAGAGTTCCTCTAAATAAAGGCACGTTTCCTAGATTGCTTATTTAATTTATACCTTAGTGGGGGATGGACATGGGTGAATGAAAGACAGGTGTGCGGTGAGGGAGGGATGTGTTGAAGACACCTGGCAGTGCAGGGCATTGccagggaaggaaaaagggaagaacaaGATTCTGCTGCTGATAATTACTTTCACAGGACAATTGAGCCCCCAACAAACACTCAGTGAAAATTATGACACAGTTGAagatttctattttcctgcttctttttttttttaaatttaaaagattttatttatttatttgacagagagagacacagtgagagggaacacaagtagggggagtgggagagggagaagcaggcttcccgctgggcagggagccggatatggggttcgatcccgggaccctaggatcatgacctgtcttgggatcatgactggatcCGAAGGTaggcgcttaacgactgagccacccaggcggccctattTTCCTGCTTGCTACTCAAGATGAGGGCTTTTGTGTCCCAGAAGGTTCCCTGCGCACAGAAAAGACCGTGGCTAAAGGAAAAGCAGCTAAGATCCTTTTTATCCATGATATGAGTCCAATCCCCATTCTCTGCCCCAGGGGCTTCTGAGAAGGAAATGCACGCTTGCTGGGCTGTCTATAATCCATAAAGAACCACCTATAATACATAAAGGACATGCACACCACGTGGAGATTAAGACATCACAGATCACTGTAGAGTAACACAGACACCCTCAGAAATACTTAGAAGACTCTGTGGGTGCACAGAAAAAACATTGTAATATggtataattttttcaaaaatgtcagaattaaaaagtaatacaATTCTTAAACTTTTACGGCTATGAGAGCCCCATTTGAAAATCTTATGGAAATGAAGACCCCTCTCCTTGTATAGAGAGATGCATGATTTTCACAGCTGCAAAGAACTTAATCCCTTCTCTGATACATGTTTAATGATGGCAACCTCATGAAATTTCTTTATGCGTCTGAAAGGTAATatgtagaaaaaagagaaaataatataatggtTTTATTAGTGCCTTAGCATTGGggtaattttaatttattgttacTTAACTTTTTCAACACTTTGTTTTAAAACCATTagtcttaacttttttttaaagattttatttatttgagagacagtgtaaGTAGGAGGGGGGGGGAGGGCGAGATGGAGgggctcagtacagagtctgctaaaatttttctctccctctctctgtctctcccagcaGCACCTGTATaggctttctctttcaaaaataaataaaacttaaaaaaaaaaagtcacagtggTAAGTTAATTCTGGGGTTGGAGGGCAGAGAGGGCATTTTTACAGGGAAGAGACACATGTGGGGTTTCTGAAATTTGGCCTTGTTGTTTAAGTTTTGAGTACTTTTCATGTGTGTCTATTTTgcaataaaattttttgaaaagtctgTTTGCCAGGGCTGGGGATTAGAGAGAGCATTTGGACAGTCTCTGTGGGAGATGGGAATGGAATGTgggagaacaaacaggggcacatatgtttttaatgtttttattttctattttaataaaaattgtgaTATTGGAACAAGGAAGACTGCGATACATTTCACAATATTCCTAGCTGGTTACATCTACTTTTGACTGTTTTATTACATTTCCGTCAGTTACAATAGTCTTCTCCTCTGGGATGTTGGGACATTAAAGTAGGATGTTTCCTACCTCCTCCCAGGCCCCGTATTCCACCCAAATGCAAAACCTCTGGGCCAGCCGTTGCCTGCTGAGACCAGGCCACTTCCCTCTTCATCCCTTTGATGCCACTCTGGTCAGGAACCAATCTGGTTGCTCTTGGCATTGTCAGAGACCATTGTACTACTGAGGCATTCTGGACGTTCTCAGGGCCCCCTTAGTATCTCGTCGAGAAGGACACAGTGGAAGCTCCTTGGGAAGTTTCTGCTGATGAACTTGTGATTGTTCTGTGGAGTGCCAGTGTGAGGGGAAGTGATGTCTGCATTGTTGTCTTCCCACGTGCACATGTTTGCTGGGAGTGAGAACCTTTCTTGCCAAGAATTGGCCTGTCCGTGCTCCAGCAGGAAAGAACAAGTGACAAAGGAAATTCTAGGTGGACATGTCCCTGAGACTCTCTTCCCCCAATGTTTGGACCCTCCAACTCTTTAACAACAAGAGATCAGTAATGCCGATTCTGATATATTCACAGGTGAGATGCTATTCAGACATTAAATAGCATCATGTTTTAAAGACTGCTTGGTG is from Mustela lutreola isolate mMusLut2 chromosome 7, mMusLut2.pri, whole genome shotgun sequence and encodes:
- the CTSG gene encoding cathepsin G, with the protein product MPLLLLLMAFLLPPGTGAGEIIGGREARPHSHPYMAYLQIDGLKVCGGFLVRNDFVLTAAHCWGRTITVTLGAHNIQRQERTQQRTGTLRAIRHPNYDPQTNRNDIMLLQLARRMRRTSAVRSVTLPRARARVRPGARCTVAGWGLLGLNRGTNRLHEVQLTVQSDSRCSNRFTFYDSQTQICVGNPMQRKSAFLGDSGGPLVCNGVAQGIVSYGDRRGSPPAVFTRIASFMPWVNRTMRRLKQQCQTSPSDQPPTL